Below is a genomic region from Flammeovirgaceae bacterium SG7u.111.
GTTGGAAGATGCACTTCGCCAGTCCGAGTTTGTATTCACCGTCAGTAGCGATAAGGCGGAAAAGGTGAGGAAATGGCTTGGGCACGAAGCGGTTCATTATATCCCTAATGGGATCGATAAAAAAGAATGGATTCCCACCGCAAGTGAAACAGACTTTGCCCAAACTTGGAAAGAGACCAACAGTGCTGGCAAGCTTACCTTGGGGCTTTTTGGGCAATTGAAAGATAAAAAAGGGCTGGATTTTTTCCTCGAAGCTTTGCGCAGAACGAGCTTGGCAGAAAAAGCACATTTGCTGCTTATAGGCGAAATAGAAGAGTATTTGATGGATGAACTAGAGCAAATGGCTTGTACCTTCACCCTTCTTCCTTTCCATGACCGCTACGAGCTGATGAAATACTACCTCTGCTGCGATGCCTTGGTGATCCCTTCTTTTTACGACGGCATGCCCAATGTGTTGCTAGAAGCTGGAGCTTTAGGGAAAAACATCATAGCTTCCGAGGTAGATGGCATGGCAGACATACTCGAACACGGGAACGATGGGTTGTTGTTCGCACCGGGAAATGAAGACGAATGCCGAAAGGTTTTGTACCAATATTTTGCGATGCCCGAGGAGGAACGAAACCTGCTAGGCGAGCGCT
It encodes:
- a CDS encoding glycosyltransferase family 4 protein, which produces MPKLLWLTDNYPPQRGGMSQSCDRIVNGLRCAGFTIEIIHFVNKGRKLARKQQQNGGYTAMPFAGSEAHVLNLTWNYIKTLGEFDYIVCFGGYLSMIGAPVFSKWSGTALVTLIRGNDLDNSIFTPRKRSVLEDALRQSEFVFTVSSDKAEKVRKWLGHEAVHYIPNGIDKKEWIPTASETDFAQTWKETNSAGKLTLGLFGQLKDKKGLDFFLEALRRTSLAEKAHLLLIGEIEEYLMDELEQMACTFTLLPFHDRYELMKYYLCCDALVIPSFYDGMPNVLLEAGALGKNIIASEVDGMADILEHGNDGLLFAPGNEDECRKVLYQYFAMPEEERNLLGERLKSKIENQYSQEHEIEAYKKFLA